A genomic window from Equus asinus isolate D_3611 breed Donkey chromosome 25, EquAss-T2T_v2, whole genome shotgun sequence includes:
- the C25H1orf74 gene encoding UPF0739 protein C1orf74 homolog encodes MLLPGPMSTPSPQLLVAAAQQTLGMGKKRSPPRAACLHLAGEVLAVARGLKPALLYDCNCAGASELQSYLEELLGLGFLSQRLHILEIGENSLIVSLEHVCQHLEQVLLGTIAFVDVSSSQPHPTICFLDQLQDLKARVAEIIMHLQGLQREPSLAVSSSRLCSSDWNLCTVFGILLGYPVSYTFHLNQGDDNCLALTPLRVFTARISWMLGQPPVLLYSFSVPESLFPALRDILNTWEKDLRTRCRTQSDIADLSISSEIVTLPAVAL; translated from the coding sequence ATGTTGCTTCCAGGTCCCATGTCAACACCAAGTCCTCAGCTGCTGGTGGCAGCTGCTCAGCAGACCTTGGGCATGGGAAAGAAACGGAGTCCGCCGCGAGCTGCCTGCCTTCACCTAGCAGGAGAGGTGCTGGCTGTGGCCCGGGGATTGAAGCCAGCTCTGCTCTATGATTGCAACTGTGCAGGGGCATCAGAGCTCCAGAGCTATCTGGAGGAGCTGCTGGGCCTGGGCTTCCTGTCTCAGAGACTTCACATCCTTGAGATTGGAGAAAACAGCCTGATTGTCAGTCTTGAGCACGTATGTCAACACTTGGAGCAGGTGTTGCTTGGTACTATAGCCTTTGTGGATGTTTCCAGCTCCCAACCTCATCCTACTATCTGCTTCCTGGACCAGCTTCAAGACTTGAAGGCCCGCGTGGCTGAGATTATCATGCATTTGCAGGGGCTACAGAGGGAACCATCCCTGGCCGTCTCCTCCAGCAGGCTCTGTTCCTCAGATTGGAATCTCTGTACTGTGTTTGGGATCCTCCTGGGCTATCCCGTCTCCTATACCTTTCACCTGAACCAGGGAGATGACAACTGCTTAGCCCTGACCCCATTACGAGTGTTCACTGCCCGGATCTCATGGATGCTCGGTCAACCCCCAGTCTTGCTCTATTCCTTTAGTGTCCCAGAGAGCTTGTTCCCAGCCCTCAGGGACATTCTAAATACTTGGGAGAAGGACCTTAGAACTCGATGTAGGACTCAGAGTGACATTGCTGACCTCAGCATTTCCTCTGAGATAGTCACACTGCCGGCCGTGGCCCTCTGA